One window from the genome of Vicia villosa cultivar HV-30 ecotype Madison, WI unplaced genomic scaffold, Vvil1.0 ctg.005251F_1_1, whole genome shotgun sequence encodes:
- the LOC131642554 gene encoding uncharacterized protein LOC131642554 codes for MAGRIQLVKTTIIAIAQFWMHCLPLLKTVIKKIDSICRSFVWTRKATVSKKSPIAWNSVCRPKSLGGMNIFNLCLWNDIALLKCLWNLSLKADNLWVKWVHAHYLKKKTLMEADISNSCSWVIKKIFKLREHLPNLQPMWDQMIQKMSFCMHKLNDKLMDFDRVPWRYLLQGNSARPRATIITWMACHGRLSTKDRLRRIGLITDHICSLCNVCDKTLDHLLFECRFAKDVWKYVLQWIGISHEPQPWSLELGWITRMTTKKGWRFRILKIAIAETIYGVWQYRNDVIFRGNTHRNTSIDIGDRIIEKLMYRGWYSPKLKKHIATLML; via the coding sequence ATGGCAGGTAGAATACAACTGGTTAAAACTACTATCATTGCTATTGCACAATTTTGGATGCATTGTCTTCCTCTCCTCAAGACTGTCATCAAGAAGATAGATAGTATTTGTAGAAGTTTTGTGTGGACTAGGAAAGCAACTGTCAGCAAGAAAAGCCCCATTGCTTGGAATTCAGTTTGCAGGCCAAAAAGTCTTGGAGGTATGAACATCTTCAATCTCTGTCTCTGGAATGATATTGCTCTTTTGAAGTGTCTTTGGAATCTGAGTTTAAAAGCTGACAACCTTTGGGTTAAATGGGTGCATGCCCATTATCTCAAGAAGAAGACTTTGATGGAGGCAGACATTAGCAACAGTTGCTCTTGGGTGATAAAGAAAATTTTTAAACTTAGAGAGCATCTCCCTAATCTCCAGCCAATGTGGGATCAAATGATTCAAAAGATGAGCTTTTGTATGCATAAGTTGAATGACAAACTGATGGATTTTGATAGGGTGCCTTGGAGATATCTACTACAAGGTAACAGTGCTAGACCTAGGGCTACTATCATCACATGGATGGCCTGCCATGGTAGATTGAGTACGAAGGATAGACTGAGACGGATTGGTTTGATTACTGATCATATTTGCAGCCTGTGTAATGTTTGTGATAAAACTCTCGATCATCTTCTGTTTGAATGCAGGTTTGCAAAGGATGTTTGGAAATATGTTCTGCAGTGGATAGGCATTTCACATGAGCCTCAACCTTGGTCCCTTGAGCTTGGCTGGATTACCCGTATGACAACAAAAAAAGGTTGGAGATTTAGGATCCTAAAGATAGCAATTGCTGAAACTATATATGGTGTTTGGCAATATAGGAATGATGTTATTTTTAGGGGAAATACTCATAGGAATACAAGTATAGATATTGGAGATAGAATTATAGAGAAATTGATGTATAGAGGGTGGTATTCACCCAAATTAAAGAAGCACATAGCTACCTTAATGCTTtag
- the LOC131642556 gene encoding uncharacterized protein LOC131642556, with protein MAGRIQLVKTTIIAIAQFWMHCLPLLKSVIKKIDSICRSFVWTGKATVSKKSPIAWNSVCRPKSLGGMNIFNLCLWNDIALLKCLWNLSLKADNLWVKWVHAHYLKKKTLMEADISNSCSWVIKKIFKLREHLPNLQPMWDQMIQKMSFCMHKLCDKLMDFDRVPWRYLLQGNSARPRATIITWMACHGRLSTKDRLRRIGLITDHICSLCNVCDKTLDHLLFECRFAKDVWKYVLQWIGISHEPQPWSLELGWITRMTTKKGWRFRILKIAIAETIYGVWQYRNDVIFRGNTHRNTSIDIGDRIIEKLMYRGWYSPKLKKHIATLML; from the coding sequence ATGGCAGGTAGAATACAACTGGTTAAAACTACTATCATTGCTATTGCACAATTTTGGATGCATTGTCTTCCTCTCCTCAAGTCTGTCATCAAGAAGATAGATAGTATTTGTAGAAGTTTTGTGTGGACTGGGAAAGCAACTGTCAGCAAGAAAAGCCCCATTGCTTGGAATTCAGTTTGCAGGCCAAAAAGTCTTGGAGGTATGAACATCTTCAATCTCTGTCTCTGGAATGATATTGCTCTTTTGAAGTGTCTTTGGAATCTGAGTTTAAAAGCTGACAACCTTTGGGTTAAATGGGTGCATGCCCATTATCTCAAGAAGAAGACTTTGATGGAGGCAGACATTAGCAACAGTTGCTCTTGGGTGATAAAGAAAATTTTTAAACTTAGAGAGCATCTCCCTAATCTCCAGCCAATGTGGGATCAAATGATTCAAAAGATGAGCTTTTGTATGCATAAGTTGTGTGACAAACTGATGGATTTTGATAGGGTGCCTTGGAGATATCTACTACAAGGTAACAGTGCTAGACCTAGGGCTACTATCATCACATGGATGGCCTGCCATGGTAGATTGAGTACGAAGGATAGACTGAGACGGATTGGTTTGATTACTGATCATATTTGCAGCCTGTGTAATGTTTGTGATAAAACTCTCGATCATCTTCTGTTTGAATGCAGGTTTGCAAAGGATGTTTGGAAATATGTTCTGCAGTGGATAGGCATTTCACATGAGCCTCAACCTTGGTCCCTTGAGCTTGGCTGGATTACCCGTATGACAACAAAAAAAGGTTGGAGATTTAGGATCCTAAAGATAGCAATTGCTGAAACTATATATGGTGTTTGGCAATATAGGAATGATGTTATTTTTAGGGGAAATACTCATAGGAATACAAGTATAGATATTGGAGATAGAATTATAGAGAAATTGATGTATAGAGGGTGGTATTCACCCAAATTAAAGAAGCACATAGCTACCTTAATGCTTtag